In Terriglobus aquaticus, the genomic window ACGCAACGTCATGGCCAGCCGCGACGAGAGCTTCCAGCGTGGGCACGGCGAACTGGGGCGTTCCGCAGAAGACCAGCTTCATCTGCCCTGCCTACTTACCACTCGCCGTTGCGGATGGCCTTGCGGATTTTGCGCAGGGTCAGGTCGCGCTTGAGGCGGCTAAGGCGGTCGATGAAGAGGACGCCGTCCAGGTGGTCGAGCTCGTGCTGCATGGCGCGGCCCAGCAGCTCGGCGCCGCTGACCTCAAACCAGTTGCCGTCGATGTCCTGCGCGCGCACGACCACGCTGGCGTCGCGGGAGACCTTGTCGCGGATGTCGGGCAGCGAAAGGCAGCCCTCTTCCTCGTGGGTCTTGCCGCCCTCGCGGGAGATGATCTCCGGGTTGATGAGGACGAGCTTCTGGTCGGGTTCCTTGCCGAAGGAGACGTCGATCACGGTGATGCGCTTGAGGATGCCGATCTGTGGCGCGGCCAGGCCGATGCCCTCCGCGGCGTACATGCTCTCCCACATGTCGTCGACCAGCTTGCGCAGGTCCGCGTCGAAAGCGGTAACGGTCTCCGCCTTTTGCGCGAGGACGGGGTCGGGATACTTCACGATCGGGTAAATCATCTTCGCTTGTTAGTTTACGTGCGTAAGCCGCGAGGTGTGACGGTCCGAACGTTAGTAGGCGGCGAGCTGTTCGCGGTAGCTCTTCAGGTTGCGGGAGGTTTCCTGCAGGCTGTCGCCGCCGAACTTTTCGAGCATGAGGCGCGCCAGGGTGAGGGCGACCATGGCTTCCGCGGCCACGCCGGCGGCTGGCACCACGCAGACGTCGCTGCGCTCGTAGGCCGCCTTGACCGGTTCGCGGCTTTCGAAGCTGACGGAGCCGAGCGGCCGGCGGAGAGTGCTGATTGGCTTCAGGTAGCCGCGTACGGTTACGTCTTCGCCGTTAGAGATGCCGCCCTCGATGCCGCCGGCGTTGTTGCGCTCGCGGGTGAAGCGGGTGCCGGAGCCGTTGGCCTCGTCGGCATAGCTGATGGCGTCGTGCACGGTGGAGCCCATGCTTTCGGCAGCGGTAACGCCGCGGCCGAGTTCGACGGCTTTGACCGCCTGCAGGCTCATGACTGCCTGGGCGAGCAGACCGTCCAGGCGCTCGTCCCAGTTGGCGTGGGTGCCGATGCCGACGGGAACGCCGTGCGCGACCACTTCGAAGACGCCGCCGACGGTGTCGCCGGTGCGCAGGGCGCGATCGACCTCGCCCTTCATCTGCTGCTCGACCTCCGGGTCGATGCAGTTCAGCAGGACGGTCTCACGGGCGGTGCTGCTGACGATTTCTTCCCACTGGTAGCCGCGCGTAAGCTCGACGGCACCGACGCGGACTACGTGCGAGAGCACCTCCACGCCGAGTTCACGCAAGAGCAGCTTGGCAAGCGAACCGGCGGCGACGCGGGCGGAGCTTTCGCGGGCGCTGGCACGTTCCAGAACGTAGCGGGCGTCGCGGAAGTTGTACTTGAGCGCGCCGGGCAGGTCGGCGTGGCCGGGGCGCGGACTGGCCACAGCCTTGTGCTTCGCTGGGTCGCCCGCGCCTACGGGCAGGATCTCTTCCCAGTTCTTCCAGTCGCGGTTGGCGATGGTGAGGGCGATGGGGGCTCCAATGGTTGCGCCGTGACGAACGCCGCTGAGGATGTGGGCTGTGTCCGTCTCGATGCGCATGCGACCGCCGCGGCCGTAGCCCTGCTGGCGGCGCCACAGTTCGCGCGCCACAAACGTCTCATCCACAGGAACGCCGGCGGGCATGCCGCTGAGGAGTGCGACCAGCGCTTCTCCATGGCTTTCTCCGGCTGTCGCAAATCGCAGCAATCTGTTCCTCTTCTCTGCCTGGTTTCGGTCGATGTTGATTTTATCGAAGTGTCCGGACGGCGTTCTTGAAGAAATCCGGCCATCGCCAGGGCCGGTGCAACGAAAGTTGCAGTAGCTCTCACGGATGTGGAGTAAAGCAGTTGTAACTTGATGGATAGCGTA contains:
- the def gene encoding peptide deformylase, with translation MIYPIVKYPDPVLAQKAETVTAFDADLRKLVDDMWESMYAAEGIGLAAPQIGILKRITVIDVSFGKEPDQKLVLINPEIISREGGKTHEEEGCLSLPDIRDKVSRDASVVVRAQDIDGNWFEVSGAELLGRAMQHELDHLDGVLFIDRLSRLKRDLTLRKIRKAIRNGEW
- the aroC gene encoding chorismate synthase, with product MLRFATAGESHGEALVALLSGMPAGVPVDETFVARELWRRQQGYGRGGRMRIETDTAHILSGVRHGATIGAPIALTIANRDWKNWEEILPVGAGDPAKHKAVASPRPGHADLPGALKYNFRDARYVLERASARESSARVAAGSLAKLLLRELGVEVLSHVVRVGAVELTRGYQWEEIVSSTARETVLLNCIDPEVEQQMKGEVDRALRTGDTVGGVFEVVAHGVPVGIGTHANWDERLDGLLAQAVMSLQAVKAVELGRGVTAAESMGSTVHDAISYADEANGSGTRFTRERNNAGGIEGGISNGEDVTVRGYLKPISTLRRPLGSVSFESREPVKAAYERSDVCVVPAAGVAAEAMVALTLARLMLEKFGGDSLQETSRNLKSYREQLAAY